One region of Pyramidobacter sp. YE332 genomic DNA includes:
- a CDS encoding Crp/Fnr family transcriptional regulator, translating into MNPIELKDCFPFWERLTADERTELEAAALVRVVEAGVPLHTGSADCDGLIAVMDGQIRAFILSPEGRELTLHRLVPGDICLFSATCAVPGLRFDVSVEAEKSSRLWVIPPAACKRLVARSLVFANFIGEVAASHLSDILWLVEQVLWKSFDARLAEFLLKESELEGTGKLKITHEKIAAHLGTAREVVTRMLRYFQDEGMTRLSRGCIELLAPDKMARLTAKK; encoded by the coding sequence GTGAATCCCATCGAGTTGAAAGACTGTTTCCCGTTCTGGGAACGGCTGACGGCGGACGAGCGAACGGAGCTGGAAGCGGCGGCGCTCGTCCGCGTCGTCGAAGCCGGCGTGCCGCTCCATACCGGTTCAGCGGACTGCGACGGCCTGATCGCCGTCATGGACGGGCAGATCCGCGCCTTTATCCTCTCTCCGGAGGGACGCGAGCTGACGCTGCACCGCCTTGTTCCCGGCGACATCTGCCTGTTTTCGGCCACCTGCGCCGTGCCGGGACTTCGTTTCGACGTCAGCGTCGAGGCGGAAAAGAGCTCGCGGCTGTGGGTGATCCCGCCGGCGGCGTGCAAGCGTCTGGTGGCGCGTTCGCTGGTCTTCGCGAATTTCATCGGCGAGGTCGCGGCTTCCCATCTGTCCGATATCCTCTGGCTGGTCGAACAGGTGCTGTGGAAAAGTTTCGACGCCCGTCTGGCGGAATTTTTGTTGAAGGAGAGCGAGCTGGAGGGGACGGGGAAGCTGAAGATCACTCACGAGAAGATCGCCGCGCACCTGGGCACGGCCCGCGAAGTGGTGACGAGGATGCTGCGTTACTTCCAGGACGAAGGCATGACGCGGCTTTCCCGCGGCTGTATCGAGCTGCTTGCGCCGGACAAAATGGCGCGGCTGACGGCAAAAAAATGA
- a CDS encoding ATP-dependent Clp protease ATP-binding subunit, giving the protein MIQIAHREALRLGHAFIGTEHLMIGLIAEESSVAALALKDAGLAAEDVAREILALRPPAAPYAQPVDLPLSDRARGVLNAAIHLARELHSSYVGTEHLLLGVLSAPECTACHALAELGLDTENLRVGLKKQLVAQSSRQEAADEEKNAASRPAADAKTPTLDKYCVDLTAKAAKGELDPLIGREQETHRMMQILCRRRKNNPVLVGDPGVGKTAIVEGLAYRIQKGAVPSLLKGKRVVELTMGTIVAGTKYRGEFEDRMKKIVDELTAAKNVILFIDELHTVVGAGSAEGSLDAANILKPSLARGEFQVIGATTRDEYTKNIEKDAALERRFQPVAVGEPDQDAALAILQGLKESYEKHHSVHYTEGALEAAVRLSSRYLSDRSLPDKAIDLIDEAGAKVRLDLDGQQIPEGLTVDEEEIAGVLSEWSGIPVKTLTEHEAQRLLRLESEIHQRLVGQDEAVSALCRAVRRSRSGLKDPRRPVGSFLFLGPSGVGKTELARCLARALFGSEKALLAFDMSEYMERHEAAKLIGAPPGYVGYDEEGRLTEAVRRHPWSVVLFDEIEKANPDVFNLLLQILEEGRLTDAHGRTVDFKNTVIIMTSNLGVRETAKAGFGFSASAEAEKKKQSEALLGAVREFFRPEFLNRLDAQLVFHPLSAEEMARVFDIMMFDLRSRLGEHGIILSMAKDAREFLLRAAAAQNQGARPLRRLIQTKIEDPLSDLILSGEVPDGSTVDCVLAGETLAFSARPPRRRAKRELAAVSE; this is encoded by the coding sequence GTGATCCAGATCGCGCATCGTGAGGCACTGCGCCTTGGACACGCATTTATCGGCACGGAACATCTGATGATCGGCCTGATCGCCGAAGAGTCGTCGGTGGCGGCGCTGGCCCTGAAAGATGCGGGACTGGCCGCCGAGGACGTGGCGCGCGAGATCCTCGCGCTGAGGCCGCCGGCGGCGCCGTACGCGCAGCCCGTCGACCTGCCGCTGTCGGATCGGGCCCGCGGGGTGCTGAACGCGGCGATCCATCTGGCCCGCGAACTTCATTCGAGTTACGTCGGCACCGAACATCTGTTGCTCGGCGTGTTGTCCGCGCCGGAGTGCACAGCCTGTCATGCGCTGGCGGAACTGGGGCTTGACACGGAAAATCTGCGCGTCGGCCTGAAAAAACAGCTGGTCGCGCAGTCCAGCCGCCAGGAAGCGGCCGATGAAGAAAAGAATGCCGCCAGCCGTCCGGCGGCGGACGCCAAGACGCCGACGCTGGACAAGTACTGCGTCGACCTGACGGCCAAGGCCGCCAAAGGCGAACTGGATCCGCTGATCGGCCGCGAGCAGGAGACGCACCGCATGATGCAGATCCTCTGCCGCCGCCGCAAGAACAATCCCGTGCTGGTCGGCGATCCCGGCGTGGGCAAGACGGCGATCGTGGAAGGACTGGCCTACAGAATCCAAAAAGGCGCCGTACCCTCGCTGCTCAAGGGCAAGCGCGTCGTGGAACTGACCATGGGGACGATCGTGGCCGGCACCAAATACCGCGGCGAGTTCGAGGACCGCATGAAGAAGATCGTCGACGAGCTGACCGCCGCCAAAAACGTGATCCTTTTCATCGACGAGCTGCACACCGTCGTCGGCGCGGGGAGCGCCGAAGGCTCGCTGGACGCGGCCAACATCCTCAAGCCCAGCCTGGCCCGCGGCGAGTTTCAGGTCATCGGCGCGACGACGCGCGACGAGTACACGAAGAACATCGAAAAAGACGCGGCGCTGGAACGGCGTTTCCAGCCCGTGGCGGTCGGCGAGCCCGATCAGGATGCGGCGCTGGCGATCCTGCAGGGATTGAAGGAAAGCTACGAGAAACATCACAGCGTACACTACACCGAAGGCGCGCTGGAAGCCGCCGTGCGCCTGTCCAGCCGCTATCTGTCCGACCGCAGCCTGCCCGACAAGGCTATCGATCTGATCGACGAAGCGGGCGCGAAAGTGCGCCTTGACCTCGACGGACAGCAGATCCCCGAAGGGCTGACCGTCGACGAGGAGGAGATCGCCGGCGTGCTCTCCGAGTGGAGCGGCATCCCCGTCAAGACCCTGACCGAACACGAAGCCCAGCGTCTGTTGCGCCTCGAATCGGAGATCCACCAGCGCCTGGTCGGTCAGGACGAAGCGGTGAGCGCGCTCTGCCGCGCCGTGCGCCGTTCGCGCAGCGGCCTGAAAGACCCGCGCCGTCCCGTGGGCAGCTTTTTGTTCCTCGGCCCCAGCGGCGTCGGCAAGACCGAACTGGCCCGCTGCCTGGCGCGCGCGCTGTTCGGCAGCGAAAAAGCGCTGCTGGCCTTCGACATGAGCGAGTACATGGAGCGCCACGAGGCCGCCAAGCTGATCGGCGCGCCGCCCGGCTACGTGGGCTACGACGAGGAAGGCCGCCTCACCGAGGCCGTGCGCCGTCATCCCTGGTCGGTCGTGCTGTTCGACGAGATCGAAAAGGCCAATCCCGACGTGTTCAACCTGCTGCTGCAGATCCTCGAAGAGGGACGGCTCACCGACGCCCACGGACGCACGGTCGACTTCAAGAACACCGTCATCATCATGACCAGCAACCTCGGCGTGCGCGAAACGGCGAAAGCGGGGTTCGGCTTTTCCGCCTCCGCGGAAGCGGAAAAGAAGAAACAATCGGAAGCGCTGCTCGGCGCCGTGAGGGAATTCTTCCGTCCCGAGTTCCTCAACCGGCTCGACGCGCAGCTCGTCTTCCATCCGCTCAGCGCCGAAGAGATGGCGCGCGTGTTCGACATCATGATGTTCGATCTGCGCTCGCGTCTCGGCGAGCACGGCATCATCCTCTCCATGGCGAAGGACGCGCGGGAGTTCCTGCTCCGGGCTGCGGCGGCTCAGAATCAGGGGGCTCGGCCGCTGCGCCGCCTGATCCAGACGAAGATCGAAGATCCGCTCTCCGATCTGATCCTGTCCGGTGAGGTACCCGACGGCTCCACGGTGGACTGTGTCCTCGCCGGCGAAACGCTCGCGTTCAGCGCGCGCCCGCCGCGCCGTCGCGCCAAACGGGAACTGGCTGCAGTTTCCGAGTAA
- a CDS encoding CtsR family transcriptional regulator, with the protein MSSLTEVIESYINELFEQEEQDRAADAERVSLRRKDVAERFGCVPSQINYVLRSRFTPERGYIVESQRGGHGYIRIMKISYDMPEERARHIVKIVGDSISEADAKRLLCSLQARGMINARERLLIEISLRHISELCDNMFDVSPYKKSLLAAEMLKKMLCGLDLA; encoded by the coding sequence ATGAGCAGTTTGACTGAGGTCATCGAAAGCTATATCAACGAACTTTTCGAACAGGAAGAGCAGGACCGCGCCGCCGACGCCGAACGTGTTTCGCTGCGCCGCAAAGACGTGGCGGAGCGCTTCGGCTGCGTTCCCAGCCAGATCAATTACGTGCTGCGGAGCCGCTTCACGCCCGAACGCGGCTATATCGTAGAAAGCCAGCGCGGCGGACATGGTTATATCCGCATCATGAAGATCAGCTACGACATGCCCGAAGAGCGCGCCCGGCACATCGTCAAGATCGTCGGCGATTCCATTTCCGAGGCGGACGCGAAACGCCTCTTGTGTTCTCTCCAGGCTCGCGGCATGATCAACGCCCGCGAGCGCCTGCTGATCGAAATTTCGTTGCGCCATATCAGCGAACTGTGCGACAACATGTTCGACGTGTCGCCTTACAAGAAAAGTTTACTGGCGGCCGAGATGCTCAAGAAAATGCTCTGCGGCCTCGATTTGGCCTAA
- the plsY gene encoding glycerol-3-phosphate 1-O-acyltransferase PlsY yields the protein MELALWAAIGYLFGSFPTGYLAVKIIRGEDIRTFGSGNTGGTNVGRVMGKKWAVLVTLADMLKGGAVVMLCRAFGGSDAAVAAAAFAAVCGHNYPVWLGFYGGKGVATTLGTLFFVQMWPSCAAVLLGGALWFLIMKATRYVSVASLAALLFIAGSFYFFGLHRAFVILALVLAALSLWRHRTNLRRLAGGTENKVGQK from the coding sequence ATGGAACTGGCGCTTTGGGCGGCAATCGGTTATCTTTTCGGCTCGTTCCCCACAGGGTATCTCGCGGTCAAGATCATAAGAGGCGAGGACATCCGCACGTTCGGCTCGGGAAATACCGGCGGCACCAACGTGGGCCGTGTGATGGGGAAAAAATGGGCCGTGCTCGTGACGCTCGCGGACATGCTCAAGGGCGGCGCCGTCGTGATGCTGTGCCGCGCTTTCGGCGGCAGCGACGCGGCGGTGGCGGCGGCGGCTTTCGCCGCCGTGTGCGGGCATAACTATCCCGTCTGGCTCGGATTTTACGGCGGCAAGGGCGTGGCCACGACGCTGGGCACGCTGTTTTTCGTGCAGATGTGGCCGTCGTGCGCGGCGGTGCTGCTGGGCGGCGCTCTCTGGTTCCTGATCATGAAAGCCACGCGTTACGTTTCCGTGGCTTCGTTGGCGGCGCTGCTGTTCATCGCCGGATCTTTTTACTTTTTCGGGCTTCACCGCGCTTTCGTGATCCTCGCGCTGGTGCTGGCGGCGCTGTCGCTGTGGCGTCACCGCACCAACCTGAGGCGTCTGGCCGGCGGCACGGAAAATAAAGTTGGTCAGAAATAA
- a CDS encoding acetate--CoA ligase family protein translates to MWDRGLLIVGDGDGTGTDLRPLALMSDLGRGDFFAVCRESAAAAEWPDEKIDVVMISPGCTNCAPLLKQCLERRIGFVIIGCPRLEREEERQLLREYRAAGGRALGPGSQGFFDWERRLALCWSAAVRMPDSQPQERHVTLIAQGGTVPFSLYAMAVEAGVRFRRVVSLGNCADSDGELLRCMETAIGDPMTTLLILSFESLTRGRDFLAMASRAAERRLPVVLLRSGVNEAFRDRLARRHDDAAWTDSIMWESVAGQFGVVLLRDAQQIVDLGKLSSLGVPPQGNRVAVLALSEGLAMMQGDQCREAGLDVVEFSPALKEKIQVLLPRWANAANPADLSEQALNREGTLGRILDTLQDSGECDMILVITGSLTAAQGERLARAMGTMHRRGGRTLACCCLSRWRPLDEMVRRMNMEGVPLFSSPRRVAEALSSLWRIGRDIRPMSELCKPARHPFLERCPLRLSERDAVALVEAYGLKTVRHRLCVSVAEVLETARSIGFPLVLKVVSPSFASKQQARAVALNLRTEEELRNAYGRILERTSRVHAGAEIQGVVAQKMITDGIECMIGIKRDPLFGPVVAVALGGAYYGLMKDISLRVAPVSLETAMDMIASLKGYPLISGEWFGTPMDVEALAQQIVTLSQIGCAEPDIELLDINPIFVRPKGLGAEIADAFALRRQKARD, encoded by the coding sequence ATGTGGGACCGCGGACTGTTGATCGTCGGCGACGGAGACGGCACGGGGACCGATCTGCGCCCGCTGGCGCTGATGAGCGACCTGGGGCGCGGGGATTTCTTCGCGGTGTGCCGCGAGAGCGCCGCGGCGGCCGAATGGCCCGACGAAAAAATCGACGTGGTCATGATCTCGCCGGGCTGCACGAACTGCGCGCCGCTGTTGAAACAATGCCTCGAGCGGCGGATCGGTTTTGTGATCATCGGCTGCCCGCGCCTTGAGCGCGAAGAAGAGCGGCAGCTGCTGCGGGAATATCGAGCCGCCGGCGGCCGGGCGCTGGGGCCGGGCAGCCAAGGATTTTTCGACTGGGAACGGCGGCTGGCGCTGTGCTGGTCGGCGGCCGTGCGAATGCCCGACAGTCAACCGCAGGAACGGCATGTGACGCTGATCGCTCAGGGCGGCACGGTGCCGTTTTCGCTCTATGCCATGGCGGTGGAGGCGGGCGTCCGTTTTCGCCGCGTCGTTTCTCTCGGCAACTGCGCCGACAGCGACGGCGAATTGTTACGCTGCATGGAAACGGCCATCGGCGATCCGATGACGACGCTGTTGATCCTCAGCTTCGAATCGTTGACGCGGGGACGCGACTTTCTCGCCATGGCCTCGCGTGCGGCGGAGCGCCGGCTGCCGGTGGTGCTGCTGCGAAGCGGCGTGAACGAGGCGTTTCGCGACCGTCTGGCGCGGCGTCATGACGACGCGGCCTGGACCGACTCGATCATGTGGGAGTCGGTGGCCGGTCAGTTCGGCGTGGTGCTGCTGCGCGACGCGCAGCAGATCGTCGATCTCGGCAAGCTGTCCTCGCTGGGGGTGCCGCCGCAGGGCAACCGTGTGGCGGTGCTGGCGCTGTCCGAAGGACTGGCGATGATGCAGGGCGATCAGTGCCGCGAAGCCGGGCTGGACGTGGTCGAGTTTTCGCCCGCGCTGAAAGAAAAGATCCAGGTCCTGCTGCCTCGGTGGGCTAACGCCGCCAACCCGGCGGACCTGTCCGAACAGGCGCTTAACCGCGAAGGGACGCTGGGACGGATCCTCGATACGCTGCAGGACAGCGGCGAATGCGACATGATCCTCGTCATTACCGGTTCGCTGACGGCCGCTCAGGGCGAGCGTCTCGCCCGCGCCATGGGCACGATGCACCGCCGCGGCGGCAGGACGCTGGCCTGCTGCTGCCTGAGCCGCTGGCGCCCGCTGGACGAGATGGTGCGGCGCATGAATATGGAAGGCGTACCTCTGTTCAGCAGCCCGCGCCGCGTCGCCGAGGCTCTGTCCAGTTTGTGGCGCATCGGCCGCGATATCCGCCCGATGAGCGAACTCTGCAAGCCGGCGCGGCATCCGTTCCTCGAACGCTGCCCGCTGCGCCTGAGCGAGCGCGACGCCGTGGCGCTGGTCGAAGCCTACGGGCTGAAGACGGTCAGGCACCGTCTCTGCGTTTCGGTGGCGGAAGTGCTGGAGACGGCGCGCAGCATCGGTTTCCCGCTGGTGTTGAAGGTGGTTTCGCCGTCCTTTGCCAGCAAGCAGCAGGCCCGCGCCGTAGCGTTGAATCTGCGTACCGAGGAAGAGCTGCGCAACGCCTACGGCCGCATCCTCGAACGCACCAGCCGCGTCCATGCCGGAGCGGAGATCCAGGGCGTGGTGGCTCAGAAGATGATCACCGACGGCATCGAGTGCATGATCGGCATCAAGCGCGACCCGCTCTTCGGACCGGTCGTGGCCGTAGCGCTGGGCGGCGCCTATTACGGTCTGATGAAAGACATTTCGCTGCGCGTGGCGCCGGTTTCGCTGGAAACGGCCATGGATATGATCGCAAGCCTCAAGGGGTATCCGCTCATCTCCGGCGAATGGTTCGGCACGCCCATGGACGTGGAAGCGCTGGCGCAGCAGATCGTCACGCTGTCGCAGATAGGCTGTGCGGAGCCGGACATCGAGCTGCTGGACATCAATCCGATCTTTGTCCGTCCGAAAGGACTCGGCGCGGAGATCGCCGACGCGTTTGCGCTGCGGCGACAAAAAGCGCGGGACTGA
- a CDS encoding HU family DNA-binding protein, with amino-acid sequence MTKAELVEFVREKTNLRKVDAANAVAAMLEGVKDTLQKQGKVQIVGFGTFEVRQRSARTGRNPQDPSKTVHIPAKKVPVFKAGKLLREAVDATVAKKAAKKPAPKAAKKGKK; translated from the coding sequence ATGACAAAGGCTGAATTGGTTGAGTTCGTAAGGGAAAAGACGAATCTTCGGAAGGTCGACGCTGCCAACGCGGTGGCCGCCATGCTCGAAGGCGTGAAGGACACGCTGCAGAAGCAGGGCAAGGTCCAGATCGTGGGCTTCGGCACTTTCGAAGTACGTCAGCGCAGCGCTCGTACGGGCCGCAATCCTCAGGATCCTTCCAAGACTGTCCACATCCCCGCCAAGAAAGTACCTGTGTTCAAGGCCGGCAAGCTTCTGCGCGAGGCCGTCGACGCCACCGTCGCCAAGAAAGCTGCCAAGAAGCCCGCTCCCAAGGCTGCCAAGAAGGGCAAGAAGTAA
- a CDS encoding VOC family protein — translation MYSMAHVGIRVQDLHRSLHFYVDALGGMKDKEFQMPSGSHLVFVRFADFAVELICKPGDDRVPGRNHVAISVPSMEDALRRLGSCGFAAGPVSPMGDHARNCFLNGPDGEIIELCEGSL, via the coding sequence ATGTATTCAATGGCTCACGTCGGGATCCGCGTGCAGGATCTTCATCGGTCGCTTCACTTCTATGTCGATGCCCTCGGCGGCATGAAGGACAAGGAGTTCCAAATGCCTTCGGGATCCCATCTGGTCTTCGTCAGGTTTGCGGACTTCGCCGTCGAGCTGATCTGCAAGCCCGGCGACGACCGCGTTCCGGGGCGCAACCACGTGGCGATTTCCGTGCCGTCCATGGAAGACGCCCTCCGGCGCCTCGGCAGCTGCGGCTTTGCCGCCGGCCCCGTCAGTCCTATGGGGGACCATGCCCGCAATTGCTTTCTCAACGGCCCCGACGGCGAGATCATCGAACTTTGTGAAGGGAGCCTGTAG
- a CDS encoding Rrf2 family transcriptional regulator: protein MKVSTRAHYGLRAVIAISEMARSGLPVSVSDVAKAENLSDTYLEQLVSKLRRAGILRSYRGARGGYELVRDPDTITVAEVLRAAGEQIVFPECTTPEGCELAHQRGHVCASSHFWQNLNFMVNKIAEETTVGSLIRNYEEEMGKTRAENRQ from the coding sequence ATGAAAGTTTCAACAAGGGCTCATTACGGACTGCGCGCGGTCATCGCTATCTCCGAAATGGCCCGGAGCGGGCTGCCGGTCAGCGTCAGCGACGTGGCCAAGGCCGAGAATCTTTCCGACACGTATCTGGAGCAGCTGGTATCCAAGCTGCGCCGCGCCGGGATCCTGCGCAGTTACAGGGGCGCCCGCGGCGGCTATGAATTGGTTCGCGACCCTGATACGATCACGGTTGCCGAAGTGCTGAGGGCTGCTGGCGAACAGATCGTTTTTCCCGAATGCACCACGCCTGAGGGATGTGAGTTGGCGCATCAGCGCGGTCATGTCTGCGCTTCTTCCCATTTCTGGCAGAATCTTAATTTCATGGTGAACAAGATAGCTGAGGAAACGACAGTCGGCAGTTTAATCCGGAACTACGAAGAAGAGATGGGAAAAACGCGGGCCGAAAACCGGCAATGA
- a CDS encoding MATE family efflux transporter produces the protein MNNFPDAAQQQFIKMTQSPLRPLILGLAMPTICSMLITSFYNMADTFFVARIGTSAAGAVGVVYSLMAIIQAIGFMFGMGAGSIASRRLGERKDDEARTATSSAFFAALAFGLLVAAGGLIWLDPFMRLLGSTETILPFARQYARWILIGAPLMTTSFVMNTNLRSEGKAFFAMLGIVTGGLLNVVLDPLFIFTFKMGIAGAAIATVLSQCVSFSILMSHFIFKRTVLRISPRYVSRSPAFYGLIVRTGMPTLFRQGMASLASIALNTSAAVYGDAALAAMAIVMRVSMFIGSILIGFGQGFQPVAGYNFGAKRYDRVIEAYKFCVRTGLIVLTCLAACFFVFAPQVIALFQNTDPRVSQIGSFAFRAHCVTLVTLPVTALTDMLFQVTGRYKEASFLSGARRGFFFIPCVIILPRFIGLTGIQISQPVADVLCACFSIPLVRNYLNWMRAQTSAVRTNSTTEQRRSGE, from the coding sequence ATGAACAACTTCCCCGATGCCGCCCAGCAGCAGTTCATCAAGATGACTCAGTCGCCTCTGCGGCCTCTGATTCTCGGCTTGGCCATGCCAACCATCTGCAGCATGCTGATCACTTCCTTTTACAACATGGCCGACACGTTCTTCGTGGCCCGTATCGGCACCAGCGCCGCCGGCGCCGTCGGCGTGGTCTATTCGCTGATGGCGATCATTCAGGCGATCGGTTTCATGTTCGGCATGGGAGCCGGCAGCATCGCCTCGCGGCGTCTGGGCGAACGGAAAGACGACGAGGCCCGAACAGCCACCTCGTCGGCGTTTTTCGCCGCGCTCGCGTTCGGCCTGCTGGTCGCCGCCGGCGGGCTGATCTGGCTGGATCCTTTTATGAGGCTGCTCGGATCGACGGAGACCATTCTGCCCTTCGCGCGTCAATACGCCCGCTGGATCCTGATCGGCGCTCCGCTGATGACGACGTCTTTCGTGATGAATACCAATCTGCGTTCCGAAGGCAAGGCTTTCTTCGCCATGCTCGGCATCGTCACCGGCGGGCTGCTGAACGTGGTGCTGGATCCGCTGTTCATCTTCACGTTCAAAATGGGCATCGCCGGCGCCGCCATCGCCACCGTGCTGAGCCAGTGCGTCAGTTTCTCCATTCTGATGTCGCACTTCATTTTCAAACGCACGGTGCTGCGCATCAGCCCGCGGTATGTGTCCCGTTCGCCTGCCTTTTACGGTCTGATCGTCCGCACCGGCATGCCGACGCTGTTTCGCCAGGGCATGGCTTCGCTGGCCAGTATCGCGCTCAACACCAGCGCCGCCGTTTACGGCGACGCCGCGCTCGCGGCCATGGCCATCGTCATGCGCGTGTCCATGTTCATCGGTTCCATCTTGATCGGCTTCGGGCAGGGTTTCCAGCCCGTGGCCGGCTACAACTTCGGCGCCAAGCGCTACGACCGCGTCATCGAAGCGTATAAATTCTGCGTCCGTACCGGCCTGATCGTGCTAACATGTCTGGCGGCGTGCTTTTTCGTCTTTGCGCCGCAGGTCATCGCCCTGTTTCAAAATACCGATCCGCGCGTTTCTCAGATCGGCTCCTTCGCCTTCCGCGCCCACTGTGTGACGCTCGTCACCCTGCCCGTGACCGCTCTCACCGACATGTTGTTCCAGGTCACCGGGCGCTACAAAGAAGCGTCGTTCCTTTCCGGCGCCCGGCGCGGCTTCTTCTTTATCCCCTGCGTCATCATCCTGCCCCGCTTCATCGGCCTCACCGGCATCCAAATCAGCCAGCCCGTCGCCGACGTCCTCTGCGCCTGTTTCTCCATCCCCCTCGTCAGAAATTACCTCAACTGGATGCGCGCGCAGACTTCCGCAGTGAGAACAAATTCCACCACGGAGCAACGGAGAAGCGGAGAATGA
- a CDS encoding GxxExxY protein, with the protein MTNSRLHVISPALNSLCDEIVNGVFAVHKSPGPGLLQRVYQTRLAHELQLRRLKVETEVPVNFTFKQLQVNDAYRLDTLINDQVIIELKAIESLLPVHTAQLLSYMKLTGKTLGYLINFNVPLK; encoded by the coding sequence ATGACAAACTCTAGGTTGCACGTGATTTCCCCTGCTCTCAACTCTTTATGTGATGAAATCGTCAACGGGGTATTTGCCGTACATAAATCTCCGGGCCCCGGACTTCTGCAGCGAGTTTATCAGACACGCCTCGCTCACGAGCTCCAATTGCGACGCCTCAAAGTTGAAACTGAAGTTCCCGTCAATTTCACATTCAAGCAGCTTCAGGTCAACGACGCCTACCGTTTGGACACGCTCATCAACGACCAAGTCATCATCGAACTCAAAGCCATAGAAAGTCTTTTACCGGTTCATACCGCACAGCTTCTTTCATATATGAAACTCACGGGAAAGACTTTGGGGTATCTCATCAATTTCAACGTTCCTCTGAAATAA
- a CDS encoding class I SAM-dependent methyltransferase, translating to MEKSNAMWNKRVREFRKISSNAGNDQVFDLFRAKAELKGRSVIDIGCGAGRYLKRLLDEGALAEGLEPSVEMVRQARDHLSQSGYDGTSIVIHSAAFQDFAPEKKYDYVFISNSPVISYYENYPRIIGLARKGIFISSWLKIKDLFLEKIALGLGRAPHTHGGSDIVYFMNLLLADGYYPDFWTHVSHREERVDPENFYLRYTSWLYGPEYGEKELDRVKREIGKYLGDDKKVAVSSTNVMGLLYLDLLKQSL from the coding sequence ATGGAAAAATCCAACGCCATGTGGAACAAACGGGTGCGCGAATTCCGAAAGATCTCGTCCAATGCCGGTAACGACCAAGTTTTTGATCTTTTCAGGGCGAAAGCCGAGCTGAAAGGCCGCAGCGTGATCGATATCGGCTGCGGGGCAGGACGCTATCTGAAGAGGCTCCTCGACGAAGGCGCTCTTGCCGAGGGGCTGGAGCCTTCCGTGGAAATGGTGAGGCAGGCGCGGGATCATCTTTCTCAGTCTGGATACGATGGAACCTCGATCGTCATTCACAGCGCCGCTTTTCAGGACTTTGCGCCCGAGAAAAAATACGACTACGTGTTCATATCCAACAGTCCCGTCATCTCATACTACGAGAATTATCCCAGGATTATCGGCCTGGCCCGAAAAGGGATCTTCATCAGCTCGTGGCTCAAAATCAAAGACCTGTTTCTGGAAAAGATCGCGCTGGGGTTGGGACGGGCGCCGCACACACACGGAGGCAGCGACATCGTCTATTTTATGAACCTCCTGTTGGCCGACGGCTATTATCCTGACTTTTGGACACACGTGAGTCATCGAGAAGAACGCGTCGATCCGGAGAATTTCTATCTGCGCTACACGAGCTGGCTTTACGGGCCTGAATACGGAGAGAAAGAGCTGGACAGGGTCAAAAGGGAAATCGGCAAGTATTTGGGAGACGATAAAAAAGTCGCCGTGTCGAGCACAAATGTCATGGGACTGTTGTATCTCGATCTGCTGAAGCAGAGCCTGTGA